In Lewinellaceae bacterium, a single window of DNA contains:
- a CDS encoding formylglycine-generating enzyme family protein, giving the protein MIIKKHLPSMLTSNEAEKALPFLEMILAEGGSFFMGSDEEDAYSDEKPVHRVTLSDFYISKYPATQALWKAVMGEENNPSFFQGNKRPVDSVSWEDTQVFIKKLNELTGKGYRLLTEAEWEYAARGGNRSRGYKYAGGNKLKEVGWYEENSHGETKAVGQKKPNELGLYDMSGNVREWVEDHWNADYQGAPADGSAWVDREQGVARVFRGGGWNSYAWNCRVSSRHSTFPPYRNFTVGFRLGLSLQPAG; this is encoded by the coding sequence ATGATCATAAAAAAACATCTTCCCTCCATGCTAACTTCTAACGAAGCCGAAAAAGCACTCCCTTTCCTGGAGATGATCCTGGCCGAAGGAGGAAGCTTCTTCATGGGCTCCGATGAGGAGGATGCCTATTCAGATGAGAAACCCGTGCATCGGGTAACGCTGTCAGATTTCTACATCAGCAAATACCCGGCCACTCAGGCGCTATGGAAGGCGGTGATGGGGGAGGAGAATAACCCCTCCTTTTTTCAGGGGAATAAGCGGCCGGTGGATAGCGTATCCTGGGAAGATACCCAAGTGTTCATCAAGAAATTGAATGAGTTGACAGGCAAAGGCTATCGCTTGCTGACGGAAGCGGAGTGGGAATATGCCGCGCGTGGCGGGAACAGGAGCCGGGGTTACAAATATGCCGGGGGCAATAAATTGAAAGAGGTAGGGTGGTATGAGGAAAACAGCCACGGAGAAACGAAAGCCGTAGGCCAGAAGAAACCGAATGAGTTAGGCCTTTACGACATGAGTGGGAACGTGCGGGAGTGGGTGGAGGATCACTGGAATGCCGATTACCAGGGGGCGCCTGCCGATGGTTCTGCCTGGGTGGATCGGGAGCAGGGCGTTGCCCGCGTGTTCCGCGGCGGTGGCTGGAACAGCTACGCCTGGAACTGCCGCGTCTCCTCCCGCCACTCCACCTTCCCGCCGTATCGCAACTTCACCGTCGGGTTTCGGTTGGGTTTGTCCCTCCAGCCAGCTGGATAG
- a CDS encoding UPF0175 family protein, which translates to MALIITDDTLAKAQMTADELLVDLACYLYDKKRMSMGQARHLAGLDQISFQKELAKRDIYIHYTEEDLKKDLENLGISL; encoded by the coding sequence ATGGCTTTGATAATAACTGATGATACCCTGGCGAAAGCTCAAATGACAGCTGATGAACTGCTGGTCGACCTGGCGTGCTACTTGTATGACAAAAAGCGGATGAGTATGGGCCAGGCCCGGCATCTGGCAGGGTTAGACCAGATCAGTTTCCAGAAAGAACTGGCCAAACGGGATATCTATATCCACTATACCGAAGAGGACCTGAAAAAAGACCTGGAGAACCTCGGTATTAGCCTATGA
- a CDS encoding DUF3368 domain-containing protein produces MIIVSDTSSISNLLQIGLIDILHTLYGEITITPAVRRELNVLPKQEKQIEQIGWIKVQAPLDQKMVVELLKELDLGEAESIALAVEEKAKYLIIDEYKGRAIADAYGVKIVGILGVLIQSKQQGVISSVKPNIEKLIEIGFRLDKKLIAKVLRSLGEE; encoded by the coding sequence ATGATCATTGTCAGCGACACTTCCTCCATTTCCAACCTGCTTCAGATAGGGTTGATCGACATTCTTCACACATTATATGGTGAAATAACCATAACTCCCGCTGTAAGAAGAGAACTGAATGTCCTTCCGAAGCAAGAAAAGCAAATTGAGCAGATCGGCTGGATCAAGGTACAAGCCCCTCTGGACCAAAAAATGGTAGTCGAACTCCTGAAAGAATTGGACCTTGGTGAAGCCGAGTCCATTGCTTTGGCTGTGGAAGAAAAAGCGAAATATCTCATCATCGATGAATACAAAGGCCGAGCAATCGCCGATGCCTATGGCGTTAAGATAGTTGGAATCCTGGGCGTCCTGATCCAGTCTAAACAACAAGGGGTAATATCTTCGGTAAAACCCAATATCGAGAAATTGATCGAAATCGGTTTTAGGCTGGACAAAAAGCTGATAGCAAAAGTTTTGAGAAGCCTGGGTGAAGAATAA